Below is a window of Arabidopsis thaliana chromosome 2, partial sequence DNA.
agtttTAGGAATTAATTTAAGTTtccttttattatttaaagagATTAGGAATTGCTTTTCTCAATTATGTTAAACTATGTAATCTCTCTAAAGAGCTAACAAATCAATGTGGAGGTTAGATCGAAGCTTTGGTCGTGACAATGTCGAAGATATCAGAGAGTAAATCAACACTTTCTCATCATGGTACTGCATATGATGAGGATTTGGACAATGATGAAATCGTGAACATAAAAGGCTTTTGGATTTTCCGATCAAAGGTAAGTAATATATCAATCAATTCTGATTATATGTAATCtctaatgaaaataatatatggtttcgattacttttgtttatagTTAGGTCTAGCGAAACGAGTCTTTGAGAAACATCCAGAGAcgacaacaaaattttgtctaaaGAGTGAATTTGCCAAGGAAACTTACTTGACTGCCCTACTAGACCTCATTGACATGATAAACATGTTACCTCAGCAATCTCTCTTCGAAGCCGAACtaaaagaagcagaaaacaCAATTTTGGACCTTGAAGCTGCCGGTTTCAAGTTGGATTGGTTGAAAAGGAAGCTTGAGGAGATTCGTGTTACTAAGAAGAAAGCGAAGAACCGCACGACTCGGATGAGAGAACTAGACCGAAAGATTCAGAAGCATTTGGAGGAGTTGTCGGTCCTTcaagaagaaatgaagaaggagCAGTTTGAGGCTATGTGTGACAAACCTGAATATTATTTAGACTCACTTTGTTTGAATGAAGTCACATGTGACTCTAGTGAACCAATTACCAAATAAATTTGTACACACAAAGGCAAAGAGTTTATTGCTTTTACGCCTCACTTGTTTCAGAAGATTCCATTAGGTTAAAAGGGTTTTTGTATTTCTCTCGGCTTCTATAAAGAGAGGGcttacatatatacaagtatCAAAGAAGTTTCTGAAATCCAGTTGTATTGTCTTAgctttatataaattttctttttctattgtcGATCTTGTATCTTGATAAAAGAGGTAAAAGACTTACAAATTTTTGATTACTTTGGCGATGAGGCGCAATTTCTCTGAATAGAAAACTACTAGGACCGTGGAATAACTTTGGCGATGAGGTGCAATTTTTCTGTTTAGtgaatttttatttgcatTGGGTTTGATTGTCACCCGTGGAATGACGTTATATATCGTGaacaaatgaattttgttaataaaagcCTTTTTTTGCTGCATAATGCATAATTGCAAGATTTGCGTTTTTGCTTAAAATGTAGAAGTAAATAATTTATCAACCAAATAAGTggggttttaaattttataagaaataattatacataggtactaatgaaaaaataaagatattagTTTCTGACGATGCAAGATATAGTTATGTCATTTTTAACTCTGAATACACTATGTTATAACTTtctaaaatcata
It encodes the following:
- a CDS encoding Ubiquitin-specific protease family C19-related protein (Ubiquitin-specific protease family C19-related protein; BEST Arabidopsis thaliana protein match is: Ubiquitin-specific protease family C19-related protein (TAIR:AT3G58230.1); Has 314 Blast hits to 294 proteins in 7 species: Archae - 0; Bacteria - 0; Metazoa - 5; Fungi - 0; Plants - 309; Viruses - 0; Other Eukaryotes - 0 (source: NCBI BLink).), producing MSKISESKSTLSHHGTAYDEDLDNDEIVNIKGFWIFRSKLGLAKRVFEKHPETTTKFCLKSEFAKETYLTALLDLIDMINMLPQQSLFEAELKEAENTILDLEAAGFKLDWLKRKLEEIRVTKKKAKNRTTRMRELDRKIQKHLEELSVLQEEMKKEQFEAMCDKPEYYLDSLCLNEVTCDSSEPITK